A part of Acidimicrobiales bacterium genomic DNA contains:
- a CDS encoding type II secretion system F family protein yields MRPLTLSGLVLWVGATLLLSGHRWFARRPLTERLRPYTPGGMAPAPRAGLLSLESFRDVVGPLSRQVGDRAGRLLGVREDLGLRLARTHSPLDVTAFRVRQLGWAVASFGLGGLATVALDPPPTLGLLAVLGVPLLAFLVLEQQVATASARWQRRLFLELPVVSEQIGLLLSAGFSLSGALSRVAQRSGGACGQDLARAVGRMRQGLSETESLLEWAAIARVDAVDRLVHVLALNQEASDLGRLISEEARAIRRDVQRELVERVERRGQQVWIPVTVATLVPGVIFIAVPFVQALSLFSGRG; encoded by the coding sequence GTGAGGCCGCTGACGCTCTCGGGCCTGGTGCTGTGGGTCGGCGCCACCCTGCTGCTCTCCGGCCACCGGTGGTTCGCCCGCCGCCCCCTCACCGAACGCCTCCGGCCCTACACGCCGGGCGGCATGGCCCCGGCGCCGCGGGCCGGGCTGCTGTCCCTGGAGAGCTTCCGCGACGTGGTGGGCCCCCTGTCGCGCCAGGTGGGTGACCGGGCCGGGCGTCTCCTCGGCGTGCGCGAGGACCTGGGCCTGCGCCTGGCCCGCACCCACTCGCCCCTCGACGTCACCGCCTTCCGGGTCCGCCAGCTGGGCTGGGCCGTGGCCTCCTTCGGCCTGGGCGGGCTGGCCACCGTGGCCCTCGACCCGCCCCCGACCCTGGGCCTGCTGGCCGTGCTGGGCGTCCCGCTGCTGGCCTTCCTGGTGCTCGAGCAGCAGGTGGCGACGGCGTCGGCCCGCTGGCAACGCCGCCTGTTCCTGGAGCTGCCGGTGGTCAGCGAGCAGATCGGCCTCCTCCTCTCGGCCGGCTTCTCCCTCTCCGGCGCCCTCAGCCGGGTGGCCCAGCGATCGGGCGGAGCCTGCGGGCAGGACCTGGCCCGGGCCGTGGGCCGGATGCGCCAGGGCCTGAGCGAGACCGAGTCCCTGCTGGAGTGGGCGGCCATCGCCCGGGTCGACGCCGTCGACCGCCTGGTGCACGTCCTGGCCCTCAACCAGGAGGCCAGCGACCTGGGCCGCCTCATCAGCGAGGAGGCCCGGGCCATCCGCCGCGACGTCCAGCGGGAGCTGGTCGAGCGGGTCGAGCGGCGGGGCCAGCAGGTCTGGATCCCGGTCACCGTGGCCACCCTCGTCCCCGGCGTGATCTTCATCGCCGTCCCCTTCGTGCAGGCCCTGTCCCTGTTCTCCGGCCGTGGCTAG